The Nicotiana tabacum cultivar K326 chromosome 5, ASM71507v2, whole genome shotgun sequence sequence aaaatgacaaggatcccctttatatatgaggtggaatcccaacatagtacgaATGGATTTATTAcaatgtcacaccccaaaccatgGTCTGggcgtaacacgacactcggtgcctgactgcaTGTGACCAAGCGAACCAACTGTATGGCtggatcaacatgtggtataactATGAGCTAGAGGTAAATATAAAACATGATATTGTACTAAAGAGTCTGATTGAAATATCATAGATGCGGAAAATACTGAAAGGTCTGCAAGTATAAACAAGtagccgacaaggctaacacatgAAAACCTACTAATATCTGACTAACTGGGTtatagtctacgaagcctctaaagaatACTGAAAATGCTAACTGTTTATCGGGACAAGGTCCCTGGTATACTTTATTAACTGAATACTATAATCACTAAAAAACAGAGGGATTTTCAGCCATGGAACTCAACTCATCTCCCCCATTTTAATGAATAagaaagtaaggatatgaatactccctcttctgaatgatgaacaacctgtttatctgataAACTATggcctcgggcccaatatatatatatgcgcaaGCTACAGCCTCATGCccaagtatatatatacataactacggcctTAAATTAAAAATCAGGatctgagaatcatactgcaatacatgatactgaaataatgagccataccgagttacatgatactggaatagtGAATAGGATTAGACTGAGATGAGTATTCATAATAAGTTGATTTTtcataactgaaactcatagaatatcgaatgattatgaaactatgccatatagagaatagaagttctactacTATTCAGGGAACTAAGGCATAATTACTTTCTGAGGAAACTGGTAATGGTCATAATgaatgggacgtagggagaatcaGAGACATTTCCGAATGTAAAaagttagccttacataccttaacttcctccCCTTGAGCGTACTACAATGTTTgttaaccctttcaactttaatctatagcaatacaagtcaaagggattccatattagctatgatgcttatgctttggtcacttaagcattttatcaaatacttggtgaaaataaagcttcatagtccttattaatggtgtgtCTACACCCAACAACCCATTCTCTCGTTCCTAGATTAATTCTTAAGTATCAAATAATCTTAATCAACATTATTCTTcgtcacccataaggtaaacaataCCCTTAactaataatcaacaatcaacacctCAACCCTATAgtcgttcatgcttttctatcaaacccatcaactcatatctcgtGAACTAGGGTTTATAATCATTAAACCAATGCTGAAATCAATTAGAGTgcgaagacattacctttttgaagttcaaaccctttgaattcgagttctaggcttCTTTCTCTCAACAAcgatgtcccaatcgaatatctaatgatatggagggtttacccatgttaataagatgttggtaaattgaaattaacttagaatcaccattagaacttaccttgggtggtggaaggacccttaaggagttaggtttttgagagttccCCTTTCTAGAggaagtttttatgttttggggctgtgggggacGGAATATGGCTTTAAAACGACCCCCCACAAGCGTTCCTGCACACCTGAAGACCTAACCGCACTACTGACCAAGCAAAACGGCAGTAACACTGCCTCAAAAGAAGTGCGACCACGCTAGGGGCACGCTACAAGGCGCGCATATCGCATATTGTTCTGTAAAACGTGCATAACGTTTTGCATAGAAATCTGTTCGagctccacaatatatcattggaaatCTATTTCAAAGGCCTAAAACTTTTGTGTTTTGAGTTTTCCTAAATTCCTTACACAATTTTACTAAAACCTATTGGAAGACAGACCTtctacaaacttagtcgattttgtcaaatcttatgcaccttacTTTCCATCATGATTTTGAAACAACCATTTTCACCCATTATCATCTCGATGGGACTTCGCATGTTCAAAATATAaccttactactcctttaactcattcatgtCTAAGCCgaatttacggggtgttacattatctccctcttggaatcattcatcctcgaatgatgGTCCTGGCTACAACTATGGCTATATATGGACATCAAACGGGTGTGAGGGTGATATGCTAATATTGAAATATCATGAATACATGTATATCAAAGTGAACGAGTACGTGATAATTGAATACTAAGCTGAGTAAATACTGAAGGACATGGAGATTATAATATAAGGCATGAATGGAAAGGTTAATTACCTTCCACATTTTCCATTTGCTCTTCAAAGAGAtggggatatctagacttcatgttctCTTCGGCTTTCcatgtagcctcttcaaccttttGATTCCTCCAAAGCACTTGTACTGAAGCAGTTTCCTTAGTTCTGAGCTTGCAGATTTGACGATTAAGAATAGAAACTAGAATTTCCTCATAAGACAGGCTGTCTTTAATCTCTATAATCTCCGTATGAACCACAAGTGACAGGTCTCCCATGaatttcttcaacatggacacatgaaacactgggtgtacAGTAGCTAGTTCTTgtggaaattctaactcataatcCACCTGTCTGATCCTTCGCAGGATTCTATATAGCCCAATAGAGCGGGGACTAAGcctccccttcttcccaaatctcataacgccttttaTGAGTGATACtttcagaaacacccaatcatcaacttggaTCTCTAAGTCTCTATGCCGCAcgtccgaataggacttttggcgacTTTGAGCCGTCTTCAAATTCCATTGTATCAAtttgactttctccatagcctgatagaCCAATTCAGGTCCTAACAACTCCGCTTCTCCGacttcaaaccaaccaattggtgatctacaccttcgcccatacagAGCTTTGTACGGTGCCATCTTAATACTAGagtgataactgttattataagcgaacTCAATGAGAGGTAGATGATTGTCCAAATTACctttaaaatcaataacacacgccctcaacatatcctcaagagtcTGAATAGTGCTTTCCGCTTGGccatctgtctgaggatgaaaagcggTGCTGAGGTTCACCCGTGTGTCCAATCCCTTCTGAAAGGGTTTCCAAAAGTTCGCTGTGAAGTGGGCACCACGATATGAGATAATGGACAAAGGAGTCCCATGCAATCGGACAATTTCGTTGATATACAACTTGGCATAACCCTCGGCCGAATCTGTAATCTTCACTGGCAAGAAGTGAGCTGACTTGGTAAGtcaatctacaatcacccaaatcgaatcaTGCTTCCGGAACGAGCGAGGTAGACCTATTATGAAGTTCATGtttatcatctcccatttccaaatGGGAATTTCTATATTCTGAGTTAAATCGCTAGGTCTCTAGTGTTCGACTTTCACCTATTAACAATTTGGAAATTTAGCCACGAAATCTGCTATATGTtttttcatatcgttccaccaataaaccTCCTTAAGATAATAATACATATTTGTGgaacctgggtgaatagaatgcTTGGAATTGTGGGTTTCTGACATAATCCGCTCTCTGAGCCTATCTACGTCTTGAACGCATAGTCTGCCTTTGTACctaaagtaccatcatctccacCTTGTTCAAAATCCCTAGTCTTGTGTTTGTAAATTTCCTCCTTCAGCTGTAATAAGTAGGGATCACTGAACTGTTTTTCCTTTACTTCAGCTACTAAGGAGTATTCAGCCCTGTTCTGGATAACAACGCCACCATTTTAGGATTCCAAAAGTCAAACTCCTAGACTTGCTAAGCGGTGGACTTCCTTCACCATAGTTCTCTTGTCTGCCGCAACATGAGCTAAGATTCCCATAGAATGCCGACTAAGAGCATCGGCTACAATATTTGCTTTCCTCAGATGATAGAGGATATcaacatcataatctttaagtaatTCGAGCCACCTTCTCTGACGTAGATTTAATTCTCtttgcttgaaaatgtactgGAGACTCTTATGATCTGTAAAAATGTCAACAtgtaccccatacaaataatggtgCCAGATCTTAAGCGCAAACACCACAACTGCTAATTCAAGATCATGAGTCGAATAATTCTTCTCTTTTGAGCCTTGAGTTGTCTTGACGCGTAGGCTATGACTTTACCGtgctgcattaatacacacccaagaccaacccatgaagcatcacaataaacaacGAACCCTTTGGTTCCTTCCGGTAGTGTTAGGACTGGAGTTGaagtcaacctcttctttaactccTCAAAACTTTTCTCGCACGCGTCCGACCATTGAAACTTAACTTTCTTCTGAGTTAATCTAGTCAAAGGGGACGAgatagaagaaaatccctctacaaaatgcCTATAATAGCCTGCtagacccaagaaacttcttataTCAGATACTgaggtgggtctaggccaattcttcactgcctctattttctgaAAGTCCACCTTCACGCCTTCCCCTGAGATGACATGGCCCAAAAATGCTACTAatttcaaccagaactcacacttagaaaattttgcatatagcgTGTGATCCTGCAGTGTGTGCAACACAATTCTGAGATGTTCTGCATGGTCAGTCTCGCTACGCgaataaatcaagatgtcatcataAACACGATCACGaacaaatcaagataaggcttgaataccctattcataaggtccatgaaagctgctggtgCATTCGTTAAACCGAattacattaccaaaaattcaaaatgcccatatcgagtcctagATGTTATTTTTGGAATATCAACTTCCTTaaccttcaactgatggtatcctgATCTGAGGTCAATCTTGGAATAACActgggcaccctgaagttgatcaaataaatcatctattCTGGGaagagggtacttgttcttgatggtgactttattcaactgacGGTAGTAAATGCACATACGCAAAGACCCATCCTTCTTTCGGACAAACAAGACCGATgcgccccaaggtgagacacttggCCTTATAAACCCCTTATCCATAAGCTCTTTAAACTGGacttttaactctttcaactctactGGACCTATTCTATAAGGCGGAATAGATATCGGCTAGTGCTTAGAAGTAgatcaattccaaagtcaatctctCTATCGGGAGGGATTCCAAGGAGATCTTCGGGAAAAACTTCTGAAAACTCATTTGTAATTGGTACCGACTGGAGAGTGGGGATCTAAGCATCTGCATCCTTAACTCTAGCCAGGTGATAGATATATCCCTTGGAGATCATCTTTCTGgctttaagataggaaataaacctacccctaGGTGTTACTGCATCACCCTTCCATTCTAAGACTGGTTCACCGGGAAACTCAAAACTTACTATTTTGGTTCTACAACCCACTGTGGCATAACAGGActctaaccaatccatgcccatgatcacatcgaagtctaccatctCCAATTCTAATAAGTCTGCTGTAGTAAGACGATGATACATTTTGACTGGACATCCCCTATAGATAAACCTTGCTATAACTGATTCTCCAACTGGAGTGGACACTTCAAAGGGTTCACACAACTTTTCTGGTTCTATCCTAAATTTCTTAGCAATATATGGGGTTACATAAGATAGGGTGGATCCCATATCTATAAGAGCATAGACATCAAAAGTGAATATTGTTAgcatacctgtgacaacatctccaCAAGCCTTTGTATCCTGACGGCCTGCCAGTGCATACAAGCGATTTCGACCACCGCTTGCATTACTAGACTTTGCTGCACCGCGCCTTTGTTGGGCCTGAGAGTTATGAGAGGCTACTGAATTAGTGGACTGAGGTACATTGCCTCCATTGTTCTGCTTTGATGATGGACAATCCCTTAAGAAATGGCCCTGTTGACTGCACCCAAAGCAACTCTTTGTGCCCAAACGACACACCCCTGGATGCTTCTTACCACACGTGTTGCAAGTAGGGTACTCAAGGCCTCTGTAGCCCACTCTAGTCTGTGACTGTGAGCCTGCTGctctgaaatttttgtttttcttgttaaaCTTGGACCTCTGAACCGGTGCACTAGCTGAAGATGGAGCGGGTCCTGATTTTGATTTCCTGAAGAACTGGCGATTGCCTAAGAGATTGAGATCCCCATGGCTGAAATTTCCTACAGACTTAGCTCTCTTGCTAAATTCCCTGTCCTTCTTTTTCTGTAGCCACTCTTCTTCTTTCAACCTGTCTTCATTCCCTTGAAAAAAGGCAACCATCTTAGTGATGGTCATGTCATTATTTTGAGCAGCTATATTAGCATCAACAAACAAATCATCTGAAAGTCCCAACATGAACCGCCTAACTCTGGCCCTCATATCACGTACCATTTTCGGAGTATACCTGGCCAGGGAGACAAACTTGAGTAGTACTCATTCACACTCATATCATTCTATCTGAGTCTCTCAAACTCCAAAGCTTTAGCTTCCAAGACATCAATGGGTAGAAAATGCTCAAGGAACGCATCTACAAACTCCTTCCAAGTCACAGGAGCCGCATCCTCCCCTCGTGACTCTTCCCATGTTTCATACCAAGCGTTGGCAATATCCTTAAGCTGGTACGCAGCAAGCTCTACTGCCTCAGTGTATGTAGCATGCATCAATCAAAATATCTTTTGAACCTCATCAATGAAGTTTTGCGGATCCTCATCCTATTTTGGACCCTATGAAGATGGGAGGTTCCATATTGAGGAATTCCCTAGACCTGGAACTACCTATttcatgaaaatcattttttccctGCCTTTGAGCCTGAGTAGTGACAATCTGGGTGAGCAACTAGATAGCTCCCCTGACATCCATGTCTGAAGTAATGGGCACTGAGCCCGATGCAACCCCCTGGGCTGGAGTGTCCTCCTCCTGATTAGCATTAGTCGTGGCCCCCTAGCTAGTAGCTGAGGCCCTCCTGGTGTACTTTCTTTTTGCAGGCATTTTTCTGAAATACGCAATTTGCACTGGTTAGAAAGATTCCTGAAAGCATAGCTCtaactgcacgatctagagtatgaAAGAAATGGAACAATCCTAGATGTCTTGGTGGTAAACTATTTACATGTGTGGCGCGCAAACACACATAAAAGAGACCCCACTGGACAcagcttcatagactccctaggactcttgaacctaggACTCTAATACCAAACTTTGTCACACCCCTAACCATGGTCTAGGCGTAGCACGACACTCGGCGCCTGACTGcatatgaccgagcgaaccaactgtatggctggatcaacatgtggtataactATGAGCTAGAGGTAAATACAAAACATGATAATCTACTAAAGAGTCTGACTGAAATATCATAGATGCGGAAAATACTGAAAGGTCTGCAAGTATAAACAAGtagccgacaaggctaacacatgAAAGCCTGCTAATATCTGACTTACAAGGTAatagtctacgaagcctctaaagaatACTGAAAATGCTAACTGTTTAGCGGGACAAGGTCCCCGGTATACCATATTAACTGAAATACTATATGACTAAAAAAAAGAGGGATAAGTCCCGAAAAGACTAGGCTCaccaatagctgatacgagatGTCCTAACAAGCAAAATCGTCAACCTGTAGATCGTTACCTACATCACGAGATGCAGGCCCCGGACAAAAAGGgagtcagtacatttgaattgcactggtatgtaaaacaACTGAAGAAAAGAACTGTAAATACTAAAACTAAAACTGAACTACTAGCTGATAAACTGATAACTGAataaggaagtaaggatatgaatactccctcttctgaatgatgaacaacctgtttatctgataaactacggcctcgggcccaatatatatatatatatatatatacgcaagctacggcctcaggcccaagtatatatatacataactacggcctcaaattaaaaatcaggaactgagaatcatactgcaatacatgatactgaaataatgagccataccgagttacatgatactggaatagtGAATATGATTAGCCTGAGATGAATATTCATAATAAGTTGATTtgtcataactgaaactcatagaatatcaaatgattatgaaactatgccatctagagaatagaagttctactacTATTCAGGGAACTAAGGCATAGTTACTTTCTGAGGAAATTGGTAATGGTCATAATGAATGGGATGTAAGGAGAATCATAGACATTCCCGAACGTAAAaagttagccttacataccttaaCTTTCTGcccttgagcgtaatacaacatttGTTAACCCTTTAAACTTTAATCTatagcaatacaagtcaaagggattccatattagctatGATGCTCATGCTTTGGTCACttaagtattttatcaaacacttggtgaaTATAAAGCTTCAttgtccttattaatggtgtctctacacccaacAACCCATTATCTTGTTCCTAGATAAATTATAAAGTCTCAAATGATCATAGTCAACATtattcttcatcacccataaggtaaacaacacccttaaccaataaccAACAATCAACACCCCAACCCTATAATCGTTCATACtttcatatctcatgaactaggaTTTATAATCATTAAACCAATGTTAGAATCAATTCGAGTGTGAAGACATTACATTTTTGAAGTTCAAACcctttgaattcgagttctaggcttccttctctcaacaatgatatC is a genomic window containing:
- the LOC107775271 gene encoding uncharacterized protein LOC107775271, encoding MDKGFIRPSVSPWGASVLFVRKKDGSLRMCIYYRQLNKVTIKNKYPLPRIDDLFDQLQGAQCYSKIDLRSGYHQLKVKEVDIPKITSRTRYGHFEFLIWHHYLYGVHVDIFTDHKSLQYIFKQRELNLRQRRWLELLKDYDVDILYHLRKANIVADALSRHSMGILAHVAADKRTMNRAEYSLVAEVKEKQFSDPYLLQLKEEIYKHKTRDFEQGGDDVKITDSAEGYAKLYINEIVRLHGTPLSIISYRGAHFTANFWKPFQKGLDTRVNLSTAFHPQTDGQAESTIQTLEDMLRACVIDFKGNLDNHLPLIEFAYNNSYHSSIKMAPYKALYGRRCRSPIGWFEVGEAELLGPELVYQAMEKVKLIQWNLKTAQSRQKSYSDVRHRDLEIQVDDWVFLKVSLIKGVMRFGKKGRLSPRSIGLYRILRRIRQVDYELEFPQELATVHPVFHVSMLKKFMGDLSLVVHTEIIEIKDSLSYEEILVSILNRQICKLRTKETASVQVLWRNQKVEEATWKAEENMKSRYPHLFEEQMENVEGN